CCCTTCCCGTGTGGGCACATGGCTTCACGGCACCCGGGCACCAGAGAAAGCATTTCAGTTGGGTGAGAAGGCCTTTGGGTTGACAAAGAATTTGGGGGGAagggggcagcaggaaaggatccctgggcacagagaaCAGAGCTCTAATCCTGTGGCAGATAACATCATGTCTGCAGGCTAGgcttgtgtgtgtttgggggagctggaggggcagAGATTGTTAGGCAGTATTTGTTTGTAAAGCCACTTGCTCTGAAGATAATGCTTGCACTAACTTCTATTGAGGGAGCAGTGTGAGTCCCCACAAAGTCCTTTCCCAAAGTGTCTTTGAAGCCAAGAACCcattgaaaggaagaaaggccAAGAGAGGGGATTAGTTTGTTCAGCAGCTGTGAATTTCAGTGGGAGGCTGATGAACTCCAAAGTCTTTGTTGAGATGTTTTTTGTAAGGAGCCCTGCTGGAGGGAGAGACCCACACCGGGGCCGCGGCCTTAGACAAGAAGGAATCTGAAGCGGCGGGGAGCTGTAAACGGGCCACAAGGACTTTTCCCAAACACTTTTCGGAAAAGGTGTTGTAAAGAGATCGGAGGGGGATTAGCATGTGAAATGACACTTTCCATTGACTCCActgaggggaggggaaaagggctGGCTGGCTGATTTATTAGCATTTTGTTCCCTTCTCTAttctgctcccccagcagcccctcctcccGAGCCCTCTAAAGAGGCTCGGATTGGAAAAGGGAGCGGGGGGCTGCCTGTTTGTGTGTCATCTGGGCGAAGGTGACCACCTGGGAAGCtgaatgtaaatatttctcCTCTGAGGAATGCGCCTTCATTAAACCGAAATGAATACATGGAAGCATCCAATCCTGCCCACAATGGCAGCAGGGCCTTTACCGCTGAGGGCTCCGTGCGCCGGGAGGGGGGACCCGCTGCTGAGGTCAGCACATTCTGCAGCTGCGGTGTCGCCGTTTCCCCGGCGGAAGCAGCGTGTGGCGGTGGGGCTCGCACTGAGGTGCCCCGCATGTCCCCTTCGCCAGCAGCCGCCACCGCGGCTGTGCCACGGCCTGCGCGGGCAGCAGTgtcagcagggaagggatggaggaagaGAGCGAGGAAGAGGCAAGCGGCTTTtacagcttttccagctgacTGCGGAACGCGGAgagccagaaggaaaagggaggcCCATGCTGGAGCTTTCCCTGGTGGTCGAGAGGCTCttgcttcctctttcctttcctgacCAACCACAGGGACATAGGGGAACTGCTGCTGGGAATGCAAGAGACCTTCGGCACGGTCACTGTGCTAGTAAGACCTTCTGTGCAAACAGTGGTGGTTTGTGTGTGAAGTGGAAGTGTTTCAGTTTTCCCTGAGAATGGGCCAAGGTTTCTTGCAATCTTTGAAAGGCCAGATTCTTGCTCGACAGGAATGCGCTTGCTCTGATGAGGtccaaattcctgctgcctgtgaggTAGTCCTAGAATCAAGAGACTAATTGATAATGAAGAGACAAATACAGGCTACTGAGTGTCTTTAATATTTCAGCTATGTAGTGGGCAACTgggccctgcctgctcccctcccaccccattTCTTCCTGGCAGTTGCACTGCAGTTGTATGCATCCTCAAGCAAGCTCAAGAGAGAGCACATCCTTTCCCCTTGTGGTGGGGGCTGAGGTTGTACTGGCTGCAACTGGTTAGGTCTTCCTGGGCTCAGATGGGTAAGCAGTGTTTTAATCTCTAGGACACTTAAATTTCTACATACACATGCAAAATGGGACAAAAGAACACCCAGCCACTTAGACACAACAGCATTTTGCAAGCACTTGGCTACTGATTTATTGCATTGGCTATTGGTTTACAAATATTGGCTACAAGATGGGTCTAATGGCCAgtaacagctctgctggcttctTGTCTGGCTAAAGGACACTTCAAACAGCAAAGTAGATGATCTTATCGCAGCACAGGGCAAGATTGCTGTGATGCTGCAGTGAGCTTCCCCAagtcctgcagctggcagcttcTTACCTCCCTCCCCTAGCCTCAGCAAGGGAACAGAGATGCATCAACCAAATCTTCCTGCTGCTTGCTTAGCCTATAGAATATATACAATAAGTGGTAGAGGAAAAACTGTTATGTATACATCACAGTAACTGTGCAATAAATTAAACTTCAAAGTGCTTCACTTTACTATTTACACCACCATTAAATAGTAACTGACATTATTTTCTCAGACTAGGAAGAAGTATTTAGTTCGTTAGCTGACAGGGTAAGAGTGCTTGGCAAGTACACCAGGACATGGGGAGGAGGCTCAGCttggcagctcctctctgggagCAGTTTGGGAGGAAGGAGGTAGTGGAGAAGTGTGAGGGCATCTTTATGGCATCAGTCAGGGGCTTTGATAGGAATGCTGACCTGAAAAGGGAGACCAGACCTGGAGACTTGGAAGACACAGAGAAAGCATGTAAAAATGAAGTGATGGGACCCCTGTTTTGGACAGCTGTGTAATGGGCAGGTCAAGCAGCAGTTTTGATCTTGCTGCTGCCCTTTCAAATGTAAAGCGCTGGAGAGCTTTGCAAAGCTCTCAGAAGGTGGGAAGCAAAGCTATGGGGTCCCTGGGGGCTGGCTTGCTGACAAAGGAGTTGCATGTCTTTTGTATTCCCTCATAGTGTAAGCCTGAGGCAATAACTGTTTTAGtacctttattttttaagagcCTCTTCTCATTTATAGATTACTGATCTGAGTTGCCCAATTGTTAGTGCCATCTCGGTTTCCTTATACTTTTTATCTCACTTACTCAAAAGCCCAGAGCAGGTGCTTGTTTGAGGAACAGACCAGCTCAAAACAGCAGGAGCCACCAAGACCTCCTGTGCTTTCAGAGATAATGCTATAGTCACTGGATAGAGTGACATTGAGTTGAAGGGACCGAGTCTCACCTTGTTTTGTGAACACTTGAAGGTCTCCCCAGAAGACATTGCCCGTTGCACTAATGTCCTGTATGGGCAAGGCCTGGGCACTCATACAAGGCTCTTTTGCCTTGCCTAAGCCCTAGTGAGGCAGCAGTGGAAATGAGACAAAACTATGCCAAACAGAAatggtgctgggagctgatgggaagggcaggagaggagaggagaggggcaggcaGAACTGTGGAGGAGCAGAAGCAAGTTAGAGCTTTCTCTTGAGCTTGCGGCTGGCTCCGCCACCTCCGCTCCGCTCGCGCTTCTCCTTGCGGACACAGAAGTACTTGGTGACCCGTTTGCGGCACTGCTCGCAGCGCACAGCGCAGCACCAGTGGAACTTGCAGTTGCAGCTGGACACCATCTCAGCTCGCCTCTCCTCCACTGCCAGCCCACAGTCCCCGCACAGCCGCCGGCAGCTCCGCTTCTCCCACTTGCTGAGCGCCTTGCCCCTCTTCAGGCACTCCCTGCCCTCcgtgcccagcagccccagggtctTGTTCTCCAGGCAGTAGTCAGGAGAGTCTTCCAAATGGACCAGTTCCTTCTTGGAGATGGAACTGAAGGTCTCAGCGATGGCACCCCGGCTGGCAGCgctgttccctgctccctgcagcaagTCCACCTTCAGGGCTTTGTGGTACCTCTCCTTGAGGTAAGTGCCCACCTCCCGAAACTCGGGCAACTGCAGCCAGCAGGTCTGTGTGGTGCAGCTCCCCGACACACCATGGCATTTGCAAGTCCGCTTCATGGTCCCTTTCACTGCCTACAGGGTGAGCAAAGAGAGGGgttcaagaaaaaaacccagagggGCCGTTTCTGTGCTGCAATGCATGCAGAACCATGGCTCCAGGCCTGTGGAGGAGTTTGGCATCAGTTTTCCCTGCACAGTAGTCCTGAAGCTCACAGATTTGCTTTTCCACAGTGCTCCCCTCCTTGAACTGGGAGAAAGAGTACTGTAGAAAGTCATTAACACTGTAACACAGAAGCTTTGCTACCTTAGAGCAGACACCACTGTACTGCTGCCATCCCCCCCAAGAAGTTGTTTCTTCTGGACACCTGTTTTTTAGCCACATCAAATTGTGACCCTCCACAGTGAATGCTCAGAGCCAGTTTGGTATGCACTGTCAGGTCTGGAGGGAGAGAGGCGCTCACCTTTCGACCTGCCTCGTTGTTATGCAGGTTCATAGCAGCTCTGGCATCTTGTCCAGTCTCCAGGGCATCCACAAACTGCTTGGAAATAGCTTCCCCAAAGCCCACATTATCGCTGCAGCCTCCCCACAGCCAGCCTTGTCCCCCTAAGAAAGGAGATGAGATGTGTGCTGTCAAAGAACCTGAAGAGGTTTCAGAAGTGATGGGAGGGAATGGAGGCTGTGGGGCAAATCCAGCCTTTCATCACACAGTACTCCCAGATTCCCTCCCATTGAGTTCATGACACTTCTCCTGAGGCCTTGGTATTAAGTGgctcaggcaggcagcagaaggGTATGTCCTGTACAGCAAACACAGGGCTTTCCAGGCTTTCTATAGAGCAGGATTTGGAAGCTGTCAGTTACTGTGCATTAGCAGACATGCAGATAAGCCTTTGGGTCTCTAATTACTTCTCAAACCCTGACTTCAGCTGGCTCAGAGTGACTTGCAGGGACAGCATCTTGCTAACTTGGATTAACAAACTGCTGGAGGCATCCTGATCAGAGGCAACAGATCCCAAATTGCCTAGAGCAGCCCAGACCTGACACATGTGCATCAGGGAGGCTGAGGTTTTGGCACACCCAGAATTCTGAGATGATGTTTGGCATCTTAGAAGTGTCTGATTTTCTAGTTACCATCAAGAAACAAGGGAGTCAGCAAAGAACTGTgaaattacacaaaaatatGTGGAAGGTACTTTTCTTAACTGAGTGGGACCTGAATAGAACTGGAAAAACATCAtgcagtttttttcctcctagagAAAGATGCCAAATTTTTAATGAAGGTTTGAAATCTGGAACATTCTGACCCTGACATGCCACATTGGTACATCTTGGGAGTTGTGGTTTAATGGCCTTGTGCCTCTCTGGAAAGGCCTGGCCCTTGCCTGGACTTCCCCAGGGCATCATGATCCCTTCTCCCAGGGAGAGACAGGAGCGTTTCATGGGAGGTGGGTAATTGCAGCGGATGATGCAGTCCAAATCAAGGACTGGGACTGAAGGAAGTAGGAAAACCTTTCACCAGCTTGGATTCAGTCCAGTGGCTGAATTGAATCATGCTGTTTTGGTCAAGCCCAAAAGTTTCCTGTGCCTTACAAGGTTTTAAGTCCACAATGGAAAGTTTTGTATTAAAACCAGATATATTTGGGGGAAAGGAAATAACTTGGTTTTCCAGAGAAGATAGAATTTGATGTGTTGTTGCCCAAAAGTCTT
Above is a genomic segment from Serinus canaria isolate serCan28SL12 chromosome 6, serCan2020, whole genome shotgun sequence containing:
- the WNT8B gene encoding protein Wnt-8b, with translation MTGPKAYLIYSSSVAAGAQSGIEECKFQFAWDRWNCPERALQLSSHGGLRSANRETAFVHAISSAGVMYTLTRNCSLGDFDNCGCDDSRNGQLGGQGWLWGGCSDNVGFGEAISKQFVDALETGQDARAAMNLHNNEAGRKAVKGTMKRTCKCHGVSGSCTTQTCWLQLPEFREVGTYLKERYHKALKVDLLQGAGNSAASRGAIAETFSSISKKELVHLEDSPDYCLENKTLGLLGTEGRECLKRGKALSKWEKRSCRRLCGDCGLAVEERRAEMVSSCNCKFHWCCAVRCEQCRKRVTKYFCVRKEKRERSGGGGASRKLKRKL